Genomic segment of Pseudomonadota bacterium:
AGCCATCAACAGGAATACCGCAGGTAATTGAAGAAAAGATCGATTATGATAAGGATAGAAAAGAGGATCTTCTCATTATATTAGATACTTCGACAGGTAAGGCAACTATCACTGCGTATAGCCCTTCAATAGTCTCAATTGAAAGAACATATAGACTGAAGAACGGCTGGGCAGTGAGGATAGCCCTTCGAAAACCCTCTTAATAAGCCGTTAGAAGAAATTTTAAAAGGTATTATCCCGGTAGACGATATTACCATCAACGATGGTGAGAAGGTTTTTGCCTTTCAATTTCCACCCGTGAAAGGGCGTGTTCTTACCTTTGGAGAGGAACTTATCTTTATCCACAACCCATTCCCTATCAGGATTGAAGATGATGAGGTCTGCTGCCTTACCGGGTGCGAGTTCACCGTAAGGAAGATTGAGAAATTTTGCCGGATTCACGGTAAACCTTTTTAAAAGCTCATTTAAGGTGAGTACCCCTTCCCTGACAAGGGAGAGGGACAGGGCAAAGGCAGTCTCCAGTCCGGAAATGCCATATGTAGCAATGTTAAATTCCACATCCTTTGAGGTGAAATCATGAGGGGCATGGTCTGTGGCGATAATATCTATAGTATTATTTCTTAACCCTTCCTTTATAGCGGCAACATCCTCTTTAGACCGAAGTGGTGGATTGACCTTTGTATTTGTATCGAATGTGAGGGTGGCTTCGTCGGTTAATGTAAAATAATGGGGGCATGTATCACACGTAATCTTTCTGTATTGCTTTTTGGCTTTGTTAATGGCTTCTACGCTTCCCCTTGTCGAAATATGGGTAAGATGGATGGGGGAGCCAACGTATTCAGCTATCGCTATATCCCTTCTTACAATTATCTCCTCAGCAATAGAGGGGTTTGCTTCAAGACCTGAGAGGAGTGATGCATGTCCCTCATGGACATAACCCTTTGAGAGGTCTTCGTCTTCGCAATGTGATATAGCAGGTATGGCAAAAAGCCTTGCATATTCCAAGGCCTTTCTCAGAAGTTCAGCATTCTTTACAGACTTCCCATCGTCAGATATCGCAACAATGCCTGCCTCGTACATTTCACCCATCTCTGAGAGTTCCTCGCCTTTCAGTCCCTTTGTTATTGCCCCGCACGGGAAGACCCGGCACACACCCTCTAATTTTGATTGTTTTACTATGAATTCCGTCACGCTTTTGTTGTCATTCACAGGATCGGTGTTCGCCATACAGACAATGGTTGTAAAACCTCCCTTTGCCGCCGCCATGGTTCCTGTTTTTATCGTCTCTTTATATTCATAGCCCGGCTCTCTTAAATGTGTATGGACATCGATAAGCCCCGGTGAAACGATATGGCGTGAGGCATCGATTACCCGTATATTACTTCCCTTTTCACGAATATGCTTATCAATCCTTTCAATGATATTTCCATTAATGTAAATATCGAGCTTCTCATCTGTACCATGCCTTGGATCGATGACCCTGCCGTTTTTGATAAGGATTTTCACGCTTCCCTCCCGATAAGGAGATAGAGAATTGCCATCCTCACGGCAACACCATTCTCGACCTGGTCAAGGATTACGGAGTATGGGCCATCTGCCACTTCGTCTGTAATTTCTACCCCCCTGTTCATGGGGCCGGGATGCATGATGATTACATCCTTTTTGGCCTTTTTCACATGTTCCTTCTTCAGGCCGTAGATTGTTGAATATTCTTTAATAGAGGGGATATAGGAGATGCCGCCCCTCTCCTTCTGTATCCTTAACATCATAATCACATCTGCATTTGTTACTGCCCTGTTCATATCATATTCCACCCTGACACCAAGGCTATCAAGATAGGGTGGTATCATCGTTGGTGGTCCTGAGCAGATAATCTCTGTCTTGAAGTGTCTCAAAGCAAATATGTTTGACCTTGCTACCCTGCTATGGGCAATATCCCCGATTATTGCTATCTTAAGACCATCTATTTTGCCCTTCTTTTCCCTCATGGTATAGAGGTCAAGGAGTGCCTGTGTCGGATGTTCATGTGCGCCATCCCCTCCGTTGATAATAGAGGAATCTACAATTTTTGATAACATATGGGGTGCACCGGGCATACTATGCCTGATGATGATTGCATCTGGTTTCATTGATTCAAGGTTTTTTGCAGTATCTTTCAGCGTTTCCCCCTTCACATAACTGCTTGTGCTTGCGGAGATATTTATGGTATCAGCACTCAGCCTCTTTGCGGCTATTTCGAAGGATGTCCTTGTCCTTGTGCTTGGTTCGTAGAAGAGGGTAATAACAGTTTTCCCCCGAAGGGTTGGAACCTTTTTAATCTCTCTTTTTGATATGTCTTTAAAAGAATCGGTGGTGTTGAGGATAAGAAGGATTTCTTCTTTGGAAAGCTCTTTGATACCGAGAAGGTCTTTTTTATCCCAGTTCATCAGATCCCTGCAATTATAACCTCATCCTTACCGTCAATTTCACTAAGCTTTACAAGCACCTCTTCTTCAGGATTTGCGGTGTAAAAGATACCGGCATAGTCAGGATGTATTGGAAGTTCCCTGTCCCCCCTGTCCACAAGTACTGCAAGCTGTATCTTTCTTGGCCTGCCAAGGTCCATAATAGCATCAATTGCTGCCCTTGTAGTTCTCCCGGTCTGCATTACATCATCTACAAGTATTATGGTCATATTGTTTACATCAAAGGGTATCTCTGTCTTTTTTATTTCAGGTAATTTTAGCTTAAAGATGTCATCCCTGTACATCGTTATGTCGAGTATACCGAGCGGTAATTCTATATTTTCGATATCCTGTATTTTATTCTGAATCCTTTTTGCCAGGTAGATACCCCTTGTCCTTATGCCGATAAGACTCAGGTTTCGACATCCCTGATTTTTTTCGAGGATTTCATGGCTGATTCTATTAATGGTTCTTTCTACTGCCTTTTTATCGAGTAATGTCTTGTTTTTTTGCTTCCCTGTTTTACCCTTCATTAATCGTCCATATAGATAGCATTTTGAGGACACTCTTCTACACAGGATGTGCACTCAATACAATCCTGAGGGGTTAATACAATGACGTTTTCGTCGTATGTTGAAAAGACCTCATAGGGACATATAGGGATACATTCTTTACAGTTTACACAGAGCTCTTTTGAGATATAGGGTCTCACTTTCCATACTACTATAATGGGTTTATAAAAAAAAATCAATGAAAACCATTGACCCTTGAAACCTCCATTTATATTTACAAGCATAATACATTCCTGTTAATATAAAAATAATAGGAAGAAACTGTGACTCCTAAGCAGAATAGTGGTAATGTAAATACAAAGTTGCCTGTCTGCTACAGGTAGAAAAGCATGATTATACTCGGTATAGACCCAGGTTTAGCCAGCACAGGCTTTGGTGCAATTACATGCGATAATGTAACCCCTTCCCTCTTTAAATGTGGTTATATTAAAACGTCTCCACGGGAGCATATTTCCAGCAGATTGTTCCAGATTCATTCAGACATAAGCCATTTGATAAAAACACTAAAGCCAGACCTCGTTGCGATAGAAAATATATTTTCTTTGGTCAGATATCCAAAAGCTGGTATATTGTTAGGAGGGGTTCTCGGAATCATATATTTATCTGTTTCTCAGAACAATGTATCAATGGTTGAAATTACACCAAGAGAAATAAAGAATGCCCTAATCGGGTATGGGAGTGCAAATAAGAGGCAGATTAAGGAGATGATACAAAAATTACTTAAGATTAATAATGTTTCATCCTTTCATGCCGCCGATGCACTGGCAGTGGCCCTCACTGCCTTTTACAGAAAAAAAATGTGGAGAAGTGGATGATATCCTATCTGGAAGGAAGATTAAAAAGCATCCATGATGATCGGGTTACGCTGCTGATAAACGGGATTGGTTATGATATTTTGATCCCGGCTTATGTCATGCATGAAATCAAAGGGACCACAAAGCCCGATAACACACTGGGTTTATACATCTCATATAACCAGACCGAAAGACAGCCAAAACCAACCCTTGTGGGATTTAAAACTGAACTGGACAAGGAATTTTTTGAGCTTTTCATCTCTGTTGAGGATATTGGTCCTGCTGTTGCTATTAAGGCCCTGATAAAGCCGGTCCGGGCAATAGCCCGTTTTATCGAGGAAAAGGATATAAAGGCATTAAAGCAGTTAAGGGGCATTGGTGAACGAAAGGCTGAAAAGATCGTTGCAACCCTCAGGGGGAAGGTTGCGAAATTTGCATTAATGCCTGAGGTTGAACTGCCTGTTGAGGTTGTGGAAGATTTTAAGAAAGAGGTCGAGGATGTCCTCGTCACCCAGTTGGGGCATAAAATATTTGAGGCGCGGAAGATGATTGAAGAGGCTATGAAAGGGAACCCACAGATCAGTTCCTCTGAGGAATTGTTTGAGGAAGTATATAGAGGTCAGAAAAAGTGATAAAGGAAGAAGTAAATAACCTGCCTGAAATTCTCAAGGAAAAAAGTGTACTGGACGAAGAAAACATTTTGAACTTAAGGCCGAGGCTGCTTTCAGAGTATGTCGGGCAGGACAAGGTTGTTGAAACACTTAAGATCGCCATAGAGGCAGCCCTGCAGAGAAAAGAACCATTAGAACATATTTTGTTCAATAGCCCGCCAGGCTTAGGGAAAACGACGTTAGCCCATATTATTGCAAATGAAATGGGCACGAGGATCATCACCTCTTCAGGTCCGGCCCTTGAAAAGGGCGGCGATTTGATGGGTATCCTTACAAATATGGAGAGGGGTGATGTGTTTTTTATTGACGAGATCCACAGGATACCGAAGGTCGTCGAGGAATTCCTCTATCCGGCAATGGAGGACTTTGCTGTGGATTTCATATTCGATAAGGGCGTCCATGCAAGGACCCACAGGTACAGGCTCGAATGTTTCACGTTAATAGGGGCTACAACAAGGGCTGGTCTTTTGTCTTCCCCCTTAAGGGAACGGTTCGGAATCACGAGAGATTTAGATTTTTATGCCGAAAAAGACCTGGTTAGTATCATAAAGCGCTCTGCTGCCATACTGGGGCTTACTATAGATGAGGAAGGCGCATACGAGACAGCACGGAGGGCAAGGGGTACACCGAGGGTAGCGAACAGGCTTTTAAAGCGTGTTCGTGACTATGCACAGGTGAGGGCAGATGGGCGCATAACACGGGATGTGGCAATAGATGCACTGGTATTAGAAGGTATTGATGAATGTGGGCTGGGAGAGATAGACAGGAAATTACTCCAGACGATAATCTTGAATTATAAGGGGGGACCTGTTGGTATAGAGGCACTCGCCGCAACGCTTCAGCTTGAAACAGACGTGTTAATAGAAGTGGTTGAGCCTTATTTGTTAAAAACCGGTTTTATCATTAGAACCTCACAGGGGAGAAAGGCACCTGAAAGGGCATTTGCCCATTTCAGCATACCCTATAGAAATAAATCAGATACCCCCGGTCTGTTTGAAGAGATTAAGAAGAAATAAAATTAATCAGAGATGGCGGTTGTTACTTGATTGACCCCATGATTGTTTTTAGGGAGTCTTTGCAAGAAAAATGAAATCGTTCAGAAACAGGGTGACGCTTACCGAGGTGTTCTTTCCTTTAATATCTGTGTATGCAATTCTTTAAAGTTTTTTGGAGGAATTGCATCTGATTTCCTCACAAGTTTTATTGCCGAAGATGGACAGGGGACTGCACAGACACCACAGCCTATACACCATTCTCTATCAACAATTGGCAGGTCTTCTACCATTTCAATGGCGTTAACCGGGCAGATATCCACACATTGGCCACACCCTGTGCATTTATCCGGATCAGTCTCTCTGAGAAAGTATGTTGCCATCAGTACATCTCTCGGGATTTTTCTTCTCCTTATTGTACCCACAGACCAGCAACAACAGCTACAGCAGTTACAGGTTTGTTTAACACCCTCTCTCGCATTATCTACAAGGTGAACGAGGCCTGCCTCTTCACATGAACGAATAATACTGAGGGTCTCTTGTTTTGTAATTTTTCTCCCGATTCCTCTCTCGATTACATATTCGGCGAGCTCGTCGTATTTAATACAGACTTCAAGGGGATATTCGCACTTCTTTCTTCCCATGAGAAGGGCCGTTGCCCTGCAGGCACAGGACACGAGGGCAATCACATGAGCCTGCTCAATAACGTTCTCCATCATCTCAAAAGGAAACACGGCATGCTTTTCAGGTTCTATATTGAGAGAGCCTGGAATATAACGGAATGCCTTTGTCTTTGTGGAGCCGTAGACTCCATATAATTCTTCTTTTCTGGCATATTTTACAACAAGTTCTGCCATCCTTTTTGCATTCGGGGCATCTATCCCTCCCCAGAAAAATGTTTGGGGGAAGCCATAACCAAATTGTTGTAATGCATACCCGACCTTGCCATCCTTTGTCTTTCCAGAAAAAAGCAGACCTCTATAGGCCAGATTTTCCAGCATTTTTTTTAATTCAATCTCCGGGATTTTAACCTTCGGTACTATCATGGAGACAGATACCGGCTCAAAGGGTATAACCTTTGTGGGAATAGATAATGCAATTTCAGCTTCCTGAGGGGTAAAGTTATCCCTTAAAATTATAAGCAGCTCCTCTTTCCGGGGATAACCCATCCCTAAAGATGACAGGTGCTTTGATAATGTTTCATAAATGTCTTCAGACATGGTTCCCTTTATACCCTATTTTTTCTTTAAATTTTACACCTTATTCTAAATAATTTCTACATTGATAAAAAGTGAACTAATTC
This window contains:
- a CDS encoding 4Fe-4S binding protein; amino-acid sequence: MSEDIYETLSKHLSSLGMGYPRKEELLIILRDNFTPQEAEIALSIPTKVIPFEPVSVSMIVPKVKIPEIELKKMLENLAYRGLLFSGKTKDGKVGYALQQFGYGFPQTFFWGGIDAPNAKRMAELVVKYARKEELYGVYGSTKTKAFRYIPGSLNIEPEKHAVFPFEMMENVIEQAHVIALVSCACRATALLMGRKKCEYPLEVCIKYDELAEYVIERGIGRKITKQETLSIIRSCEEAGLVHLVDNAREGVKQTCNCCSCCCWSVGTIRRRKIPRDVLMATYFLRETDPDKCTGCGQCVDICPVNAIEMVEDLPIVDREWCIGCGVCAVPCPSSAIKLVRKSDAIPPKNFKELHTQILKERTPR
- a CDS encoding crossover junction endodeoxyribonuclease RuvC encodes the protein MIILGIDPGLASTGFGAITCDNVTPSLFKCGYIKTSPREHISSRLFQIHSDISHLIKTLKPDLVAIENIFSLVRYPKAGILLGGVLGIIYLSVSQNNVSMVEITPREIKNALIGYGSANKRQIKEMIQKLLKINNVSSFHAADALAVALTAFYRKKMWRSG
- the pyrR gene encoding bifunctional pyr operon transcriptional regulator/uracil phosphoribosyltransferase PyrR, with translation MKGKTGKQKNKTLLDKKAVERTINRISHEILEKNQGCRNLSLIGIRTRGIYLAKRIQNKIQDIENIELPLGILDITMYRDDIFKLKLPEIKKTEIPFDVNNMTIILVDDVMQTGRTTRAAIDAIMDLGRPRKIQLAVLVDRGDRELPIHPDYAGIFYTANPEEEVLVKLSEIDGKDEVIIAGI
- a CDS encoding 4Fe-4S binding protein, whose amino-acid sequence is MLVNINGGFKGQWFSLIFFYKPIIVVWKVRPYISKELCVNCKECIPICPYEVFSTYDENVIVLTPQDCIECTSCVEECPQNAIYMDD
- the ruvB gene encoding Holliday junction branch migration DNA helicase RuvB produces the protein MPEILKEKSVLDEENILNLRPRLLSEYVGQDKVVETLKIAIEAALQRKEPLEHILFNSPPGLGKTTLAHIIANEMGTRIITSSGPALEKGGDLMGILTNMERGDVFFIDEIHRIPKVVEEFLYPAMEDFAVDFIFDKGVHARTHRYRLECFTLIGATTRAGLLSSPLRERFGITRDLDFYAEKDLVSIIKRSAAILGLTIDEEGAYETARRARGTPRVANRLLKRVRDYAQVRADGRITRDVAIDALVLEGIDECGLGEIDRKLLQTIILNYKGGPVGIEALAATLQLETDVLIEVVEPYLLKTGFIIRTSQGRKAPERAFAHFSIPYRNKSDTPGLFEEIKKK
- a CDS encoding dihydroorotase: MKILIKNGRVIDPRHGTDEKLDIYINGNIIERIDKHIREKGSNIRVIDASRHIVSPGLIDVHTHLREPGYEYKETIKTGTMAAAKGGFTTIVCMANTDPVNDNKSVTEFIVKQSKLEGVCRVFPCGAITKGLKGEELSEMGEMYEAGIVAISDDGKSVKNAELLRKALEYARLFAIPAISHCEDEDLSKGYVHEGHASLLSGLEANPSIAEEIIVRRDIAIAEYVGSPIHLTHISTRGSVEAINKAKKQYRKITCDTCPHYFTLTDEATLTFDTNTKVNPPLRSKEDVAAIKEGLRNNTIDIIATDHAPHDFTSKDVEFNIATYGISGLETAFALSLSLVREGVLTLNELLKRFTVNPAKFLNLPYGELAPGKAADLIIFNPDREWVVDKDKFLSKGKNTPFHGWKLKGKNLLTIVDGNIVYRDNTF
- a CDS encoding helix-hairpin-helix domain-containing protein: MEKWMISYLEGRLKSIHDDRVTLLINGIGYDILIPAYVMHEIKGTTKPDNTLGLYISYNQTERQPKPTLVGFKTELDKEFFELFISVEDIGPAVAIKALIKPVRAIARFIEEKDIKALKQLRGIGERKAEKIVATLRGKVAKFALMPEVELPVEVVEDFKKEVEDVLVTQLGHKIFEARKMIEEAMKGNPQISSSEELFEEVYRGQKK
- a CDS encoding aspartate carbamoyltransferase catalytic subunit, encoding MNWDKKDLLGIKELSKEEILLILNTTDSFKDISKREIKKVPTLRGKTVITLFYEPSTRTRTSFEIAAKRLSADTINISASTSSYVKGETLKDTAKNLESMKPDAIIIRHSMPGAPHMLSKIVDSSIINGGDGAHEHPTQALLDLYTMREKKGKIDGLKIAIIGDIAHSRVARSNIFALRHFKTEIICSGPPTMIPPYLDSLGVRVEYDMNRAVTNADVIMMLRIQKERGGISYIPSIKEYSTIYGLKKEHVKKAKKDVIIMHPGPMNRGVEITDEVADGPYSVILDQVENGVAVRMAILYLLIGREA